In a single window of the Eshraghiella crossota genome:
- a CDS encoding DUF4316 domain-containing protein: MEKAKTRKIKKWDEVHGEHEVEVSDNAGGCEPEEVAGASPSISRNPMRSIEDMVEQNDNSFDGVINNVKVEPAAGTLAIVQDDKKSVLEKLKEQSKQVQAPVPVSDRKPVPGCCFEREFQGW, from the coding sequence ATGGAAAAAGCAAAAACAAGAAAGATTAAAAAGTGGGATGAAGTACACGGAGAGCATGAGGTGGAAGTATCGGATAATGCCGGAGGATGTGAGCCGGAAGAGGTGGCTGGAGCCAGCCCTTCCATCAGCAGAAATCCGATGAGGAGCATCGAGGATATGGTGGAGCAGAACGACAACAGCTTTGATGGTGTGATCAATAATGTGAAAGTGGAACCGGCAGCAGGCACTTTGGCAATCGTACAGGATGATAAAAAATCCGTGCTGGAGAAACTAAAGGAACAGAGTAAGCAGGTACAGGCCCCTGTGCCTGTTTCTGATAGAAAGCCGGTTCCGGGATGTTGTTT